Genomic segment of Danaus plexippus chromosome 5, MEX_DaPlex, whole genome shotgun sequence:
tagaaCTTACTATgtcaacaaacaaaatttaacacCCAAGCTATTTgttaacatacaaacaaacatatattgtgcctgttatatatatatgataattcagttgtatgttatgtttaataattaacaatgaaaaattttaggtTAGTTTCATATGTTAGTCATCATTCATATCTTAATGTAGTGTAAACAGaccgttaaaaataatcatggaAAAAATCTGAGCACTGTAAACAAGCAATGAAAGCTGAtgcatatattatgtatgttagAATCACAAGGAccattcattattaaaaacaaaacaatatgatattgtaatGTATCCGAGGCACACATTATGCAAGTTAAGCACTCCAACTGCTCAAGCTATTGGTGTTGGTGAAGCTACATCTGCACCCGGTAACATCTTCCACTTACCAACAGGTCTGGCCTGCTAAGGCACAAACAAGCCAGCAAGATCTATAACACCAATGAGAAAAATTTGAGACATACTGACAATGTGGTGCTTGTAGGCGACCTTACGACTAAACGATTCTGAAAATGGTCCTTGTAATTCACCAATAGCCAACATTTTTGCGCGAATCGTTGCGGCCACAGCGAAAGACTCGTGTACGCATGAAGACACAAAACACAACATCGTTCGAGATAATGACAACTAATCcagtcaaaaattatataattctcgTATTCATGTTGAAATAACGTCACAAAACCACAATATTCAGCACTTTGCATTGACTTATGCATGTGATTTAGGAAACATGGCCACCGTAGTATGAGCCCTCTCCAAAACACAAATAGACAATGAAAAGTGTCTTACGGTAATTGAGCCCGTCTCGTAGAATTACAAAGAATCAATTGAATATCGTCTAGGAGCGACGggcataaataatttcatgcaTTACTCAGTGAGACGTATGTACCTTTGACTTTCTGACGTTTTACGGAATATTTGGCAAGCGACTTGTACCGTAACTAGAATGGTTAAATTTCTCTATGCATCGCGATTTTAACGTTTAAGaggaaatataaatgaacaaatggcaatatttgtataaaaaagaaattgtatgATCATGTCATGTACAAAATGTCCAAGCAGCATTTAGCGGTACAGATAATCACAATCCCTTACTACTGCCACCGCCTCAGCCGAAAACAAAACACGTTTTACCTCAGATACAGAGTCATCCTCGCTTTCCGAAGAGTCTGTCATGTATTTGGCAGGCGCTCCCGAATACGTTTCGGTTTCAGATTTGGCCGGACTCGAAGCCGAACTCTGAGGAGTGGATGATTTTACCACATCAAGTTGCACATTCACCTTATCGATATTTCGATTTTCAGACTGTCCGACATTCTGCATTTTTGTCCTAATccaatataacttaattagtCTTTCAGTATCAACACTTTTTCTACGAAATTAACACGTTCTTATATTagcaaacaaatttatttcgtcATTTAGCCAGGCTGATACCCGCCATGTCTACTACTATGGCGAGGTTCCCGGATGCTTCAAGTAGGCTAACCAATTATCTCCCTCTGGCGACGAAATTATGAAGTTTTTTGTGCTGCCATCTGCGGTAAAAAATgcaatctttaaataatagacaacttttttctttattatgaaAGGAGACTAGCACTTTTACACACTAAAACATTTATGCAGTgttagaaaacatttttccAATCTATTTtagtgtaatatataaaatattcccgtttaaatgcaaataataaaataaaaaaatatatattattatcgcAACAATGGATTAATGTTAGAATACcccttaaattaaattttaaattaaatattataatttatagaattattaaaatctgtaaacattatcatgaaatataaataatagcatATGATATTAGTTAACcgtttaatacaaataaggtgaatgaaacagaaaaaataaaccggtagtaaatgttattattcaaataaaggggttaaaaaatatagttcacGATATcattttgaagtttttaagttaaaaaatttattaacaacggttatgaattaaaacaaaaataaaataacagtttagtgtttagttaaaaatataactctcatttatgaatttaatgcAAGAGaggcatatttaaaatactacataCCGTATTGTAAAAACGATCatcttttaaataacgtaaaatatcatcctttcaaaacatttctttatataatttttttataaacatatcttAAAACTATACAATCGAAATTTATGCACATTAGAAGACTAaggattaatatattatcatgtaatataaatataatattaatatttaaaaaaaagttggtttaattaaaaatatatatttaattgttaaattccGAGCAATTGCACTTAGGACCAAGAAGTAGTAGGGTCTAACGAAAGTTAAGATTGGTAACTTGCGTGTAAAATAACATCCATAATTAGTCTTTCTCACTCTGTTACCGAAAGACGGTTTGACGGTATTATTGAAGTATGGAAAAATGGAAAATGGTcggaaaatatttgtttttcagaCGTGAACTTGATTATCGAAGCCAATTTTCGgtgattatattttgttaaatattaagtgtttattttacatttataagaaatgtgGAGTTACATAAATCGCGTAGTTTTTACGCATCATAATGTTAACGctgtaaattcaatttactgAATCCACGTATCGgagtaaaatataagatttaataaaaatgttaacatagTGAGCCAATAAGAAATATGGCTAGAGATGGGGACGTGCCTACTATTTTCAATCCTAAGAGAGTACGCACGCCGTCTGTTATAATAACTAGCGAAGAAGTGGAAAGCGAGCAGGGTGGTGATGTCGAGCGCGAACGTCCAAACGGGCCTCCGACGCCGATAAGTCCTAGGGCGCCGCTAACTCCGCAGACTTCGGTGTCTTCAGCCCCACCTTTGACCACCCAACCGTCGCTGCAGCAGGCCTACAGCGAGTCTGCAGCTAGCAGTCAAGATGAGGAGCGGCAATTACGAGATAAAAAGTGCCCGCGGTCATGCTGTTCCAAAGTAGCCAAAAAGGTATGAAAGATCGTACGTCACggtttaatcattattatatgcaTTTGAATTGACTCCCGtttcatgaattaaaaatattatattcatttctaTGGTATCCcaatttagaataatattttcagatttactATGGCCTCTGTGTCACAACAACCATTGTTGTTTCCTGGGTGACTGTGACCCAATCCATAAAATACATGTATCTTCAGAAGTACTCCCATGCGGACATCTTTTTGGGTGGTACAGAATCgccaattaataataattatacatctAGAATTCCAACACATGTAAGTCATTACTCatttttttacagataaataagattttaatttaatgcatacttataatttcaattttgttatcattttatactagttatatgaattttctttttcatccCTATtaccattatattttatatataatgaattgcAGCTAAACaagtaatattcttattatatgcttaaacattatatcatcatggatattttataatatttgtaaaatatttaaatatttgccataatttgttatcaaaaataagtctatttatttatttaatttctactaaaaaaaattaacaaaaagttCTTATTTCAATTTCCATCATGTTCAAACTcctttctaatataataaatcttaatttttattttatctgttgcAGCACCATTTCAATGCCCCGTTCTTCACTGCATGGTTCTGTACAAACTggcttatatttttctaccctctttacttaataattatgcTTATTCACAACAAATGTAAATCAGCCAATACCATTGTGGGTGATGCTTTCACGGACTTTAAGGAAAAGGGATTCACTTTTGGTAAGTACACATCTCTATTGTGTACACGTACACAgatatatatgtgtacataAGACAAAGACCATAAAATTCTCCTTTAACATACAAGTCACCttataatgtacattattaaaacagtattataaattaattgctataatgtttaaaattatttccagCCCGTTTCCTGAGTCGCTGCGGTTTGTTCTGTCTGTTGTGGGTGGTCACTATATACATGTACACATATGCCTTGAAGATACTTCTATCTACTGATGTGGTGGCATTGTTTGCTACTAATGTATCCTGCGTGTATCTCCTCTCGTGGGTGATACTTCATGAGCAGTTTGTTGGTGTGAGGGTAAGTTGacaaatctctatattttttatattaatgaaataaatatttttggtaatatagaatgaaaaattcttCACAATTCAAATCTTCCTCCAGAACATTACATTTCAGTTGTTTTGCTTATTAATCTGAAGTAAGTtctctatatttaaatgtcacaatattagaatttttttaaataattcttaattatttcatatatttgctCTCTCAAATTGATATTGTAAGGGtgggattttatttaaattgttaattaatttgttatatgtcCAGATAGTGGCGGCTATCCTGTGTGACACGGGTATAGCCCTGCTAGCATATATGGATGGTATCACCGGTAGTTCAACGTTGGGTGGTGTTGTGCTCGCCGCTTGTGCTGCTGCTGGGTTTGCTATATTCAAGGTATGTACGTACTCATGTTTTTTCATACAGCATACTGGCTATGAGTTTGAGTGGTATTTTagagatgtatatatatttatatataaataatatgttgttgttttttattcatattattgtttgtagCATGATTTTCTGATCGAACTAATATaaagtgatttaaatatatatatatatatatatatatattattggtgttaattaataattatcagaaTAATAATCTATCGTAAATTAAAAGCAGAATGGCGTGACAAGACGAaggtcattaaaaatataaaattcattctcactcatttcaattatttcactgtacatatt
This window contains:
- the LOC116768872 gene encoding solute carrier family 35 member F3 encodes the protein MARDGDVPTIFNPKRVRTPSVIITSEEVESEQGGDVERERPNGPPTPISPRAPLTPQTSVSSAPPLTTQPSLQQAYSESAASSQDEERQLRDKKCPRSCCSKVAKKIYYGLCVTTTIVVSWVTVTQSIKYMYLQKYSHADIFLGGTESPINNNYTSRIPTHHHFNAPFFTAWFCTNWLIFFYPLYLIIMLIHNKCKSANTIVGDAFTDFKEKGFTFARFLSRCGLFCLLWVVTIYMYTYALKILLSTDVVALFATNVSCVYLLSWVILHEQFVGVRIVAAILCDTGIALLAYMDGITGSSTLGGVVLAACAAAGFAIFKVLFRKVMGEVSSGQRALFFSVLGVVNATLLWPVSLALCLTGAEQLPALRMPWVPLLLASVALLVFHLVFQFGNLMTYNIFVSLGLIAAVPVSAGLDVVLYGVEFEGMKLAGIILIAVGFFLVMFPDNWPDYIMRLLRWSRSRQTAQAGGRRRDAVDYRTGYIRSHLRSPSGRVR